The Xanthomonas sp. DAR 34887 genome has a segment encoding these proteins:
- the ppx gene encoding exopolyphosphatase — translation MPSISPYTPLRDGDLLAAIDLGSNSFHMVVARYQLGQLRVVDRLRETVRMADGLDNKGGLSAEARQRALECLARFGQRIRDVPSLRVRALATNTVRQLRSPQAFLIPGETALGHPIEVVSGREEARLIYLGVAHAQPPKPDQRRLVIDIGGGSTEFIIGRGFQTLERESLQAGCIASTRRFFPGGKLSKKKWKDALTEIGAEFQQFARQYRALGWHEALGSSGTHKAIGEICAAMKLTKGAITAEALPQLRDRLLLAKRIEDIDLPGLSADRRPIIAGGVLVLEAAFQALGLQRLMVSKAAMREGILYDMLGRGGENDPRETAIAALTQRYGIDEAQAARVEATAMALFAQVATDWALDADDGRMLSWAARLHELGQAIAHSQYHVHGAYVLEHSDIAGFSRQEQQVLATLVRTHRRNVPKTAFDALPDRLLLSAKRKAALLRLAVLLHRAHESEPIPSLDLKANGDDLHLILSQPWIESRPLQRADLIGEVEGMAGLGINFRPFVA, via the coding sequence GGACCGCCTGCGCGAGACCGTGCGCATGGCCGACGGCCTGGACAACAAGGGCGGGCTGTCGGCCGAGGCTCGGCAGCGCGCGCTGGAATGCCTGGCGCGCTTCGGCCAGCGCATCCGCGACGTGCCGTCGCTGCGCGTGCGCGCATTGGCCACCAACACCGTGCGCCAGCTGCGCTCGCCGCAGGCATTCCTGATCCCCGGCGAAACCGCGCTCGGCCATCCGATCGAAGTGGTCAGCGGCCGCGAGGAAGCACGCCTGATCTACCTGGGCGTGGCGCATGCGCAGCCGCCCAAGCCGGACCAGCGCCGGCTGGTGATCGACATCGGCGGCGGCTCCACCGAATTCATCATCGGCCGCGGTTTCCAGACCTTGGAACGCGAAAGCCTGCAGGCCGGCTGCATCGCCAGCACGCGGCGCTTCTTTCCCGGCGGCAAGCTGTCGAAGAAGAAATGGAAGGACGCGCTGACCGAGATCGGCGCCGAGTTCCAACAGTTCGCGAGGCAGTACCGTGCGCTGGGCTGGCACGAGGCGTTGGGATCGTCGGGCACGCACAAGGCGATCGGCGAGATCTGCGCGGCGATGAAGCTGACCAAGGGCGCGATCACCGCCGAGGCGCTGCCGCAGTTGCGCGACCGTCTGCTGCTGGCCAAGCGCATCGAGGACATCGACCTGCCCGGCCTGTCCGCCGACCGCCGGCCGATCATCGCCGGCGGCGTGCTGGTGCTGGAGGCCGCGTTCCAGGCCCTGGGCCTGCAGCGCCTGATGGTGAGCAAGGCGGCCATGCGCGAAGGCATCCTGTACGACATGCTCGGCCGCGGCGGCGAAAACGATCCGCGCGAGACCGCGATCGCCGCGCTCACCCAGCGCTACGGCATCGACGAGGCGCAGGCGGCGCGCGTGGAAGCGACCGCGATGGCGTTGTTCGCGCAGGTCGCCACCGACTGGGCGCTGGATGCCGACGACGGGCGCATGCTGAGCTGGGCCGCGCGCCTGCACGAGCTCGGCCAGGCCATCGCGCACAGCCAGTACCACGTGCACGGCGCCTACGTGCTCGAGCACTCCGACATCGCCGGCTTCTCGCGGCAGGAGCAGCAGGTGCTGGCGACGCTGGTGCGCACCCATCGCCGCAACGTGCCCAAGACCGCATTCGACGCCCTGCCCGACCGCCTGCTGCTCAGCGCCAAACGCAAGGCCGCGCTGCTGCGGCTGGCGGTGCTGCTGCACCGCGCGCACGAATCCGAGCCGATCCCGTCGCTGGACCTGAAGGCCAACGGCGACGACCTGCACCTGATCCTGTCGCAGCCCTGGATCGAATCGCGGCCGCTGCAGCGCGCCGACCTGATCGGCGAGGTCGAGGGGATGGCGGGACTGGGGATCAATTTCCGGCCGTTTGTGGCTTGA
- a CDS encoding glycosyltransferase family 4 protein gives MRYAIVTETYPPEVNGVALTVQGLELGLRALGHQVDVVRPRQAGDGHDDDALLVRGAALPRYPGLKFGLPAPRRLARLWQAVPPDAVYIATEGPLGWSALRTARRLGIPIATGLHTRFDEYLPQYGAAWLQSTALRWMRRFHNQADATLVPTRELLGFLAEQGFARARLLARAVDNRQFEPQRRDPHLRREWGLGDDGCAALYVGRIASEKNLPLAVRAFRQLQQVRPEARFVWVGDGPMRERLAQENPDFIFCGVQRGDALARHFASGDLFLFPSRSETFGNVTLEAMASGVATVAFDYGAAREYLRDGINGAAVSDDDGFVAAAVRLASDDALRRQLGEAACAAMQQLRPEQVVADFEALLGELAYSRRSHVDAA, from the coding sequence ATGCGCTACGCGATCGTCACCGAGACGTACCCCCCTGAGGTCAACGGCGTCGCGCTGACCGTGCAGGGGCTGGAACTGGGATTGCGTGCGCTCGGCCATCAGGTCGACGTGGTGCGGCCGCGCCAGGCCGGCGACGGGCACGACGACGATGCGCTGCTGGTGCGCGGCGCGGCGCTGCCGCGTTACCCCGGCCTGAAGTTCGGCCTGCCCGCGCCGCGGCGCCTAGCGCGGCTGTGGCAGGCCGTGCCACCGGACGCGGTGTACATCGCCACCGAAGGCCCGCTCGGCTGGTCGGCGTTGCGCACCGCGCGGCGCCTGGGCATCCCGATCGCCACCGGCCTGCACACCCGCTTCGACGAATACCTGCCGCAGTACGGCGCCGCCTGGCTGCAGTCGACCGCGCTGCGCTGGATGCGGCGCTTCCACAACCAGGCCGACGCCACCCTGGTGCCGACCCGCGAACTGCTCGGCTTCCTCGCCGAACAAGGCTTCGCGCGCGCGCGCCTGTTGGCGCGCGCAGTGGACAACCGCCAGTTCGAACCGCAGCGCCGCGATCCGCACCTGCGCCGCGAGTGGGGCTTGGGGGACGACGGTTGCGCGGCCCTGTACGTTGGCCGCATCGCCTCGGAGAAGAACCTGCCGCTGGCGGTGCGCGCGTTCCGCCAACTGCAGCAGGTGCGGCCGGAAGCGCGCTTCGTCTGGGTCGGCGACGGCCCGATGCGCGAGCGCCTGGCGCAGGAAAACCCCGACTTCATCTTCTGCGGCGTGCAACGCGGCGACGCGCTGGCGCGGCACTTCGCCAGCGGCGACCTGTTCCTGTTTCCCAGCCGCAGCGAAACCTTCGGCAACGTGACCCTGGAAGCGATGGCCAGCGGCGTGGCCACGGTCGCCTTCGATTACGGCGCGGCGCGCGAATACCTGCGCGACGGCATCAACGGTGCGGCGGTGAGCGACGACGACGGTTTCGTCGCCGCCGCGGTGCGCCTGGCCAGCGACGACGCCCTGCGCCGGCAGCTAGGCGAGGCCGCCT